The SAR116 cluster alpha proteobacterium HIMB100 genome has a window encoding:
- a CDS encoding tetraacyldisaccharide 4'-kinase (PFAM: Tetraacyldisaccharide-1-P 4'-kinase~TIGRFAM: tetraacyldisaccharide 4'-kinase) has protein sequence MLASHIRTAFARPETAELPVICVGNISIGGTGKTPVTALLCRIAKEQGYRPCILMRGYKGRETGPVFAAPSVHTSTDIGDEAVMLALTNDVCVSADRIRGAKFIAAQGKFDVIIMDDGMQNPWLTKDMIISVFDGQTGLGNQRILPAGPLREPVSSGLKRADAVILNGQDETGLKELFSKDLPVFEGQLHPDQKIAKTLKGKRLIGFAGIGRPQRFFTTLKQTGAELVRELSFADHHSYSEADLSRLHQEALHAGAELVTTHKDWVRLPPEWRVRILALPVSFRISPTHKTQLITLLSAALTERLS, from the coding sequence ATGTTGGCCAGCCACATCAGAACCGCCTTTGCCCGGCCCGAAACGGCTGAATTGCCGGTAATTTGTGTCGGCAATATTTCTATTGGCGGCACAGGCAAAACTCCGGTGACAGCTTTACTCTGCCGGATAGCCAAGGAACAGGGATACAGGCCATGTATCCTAATGCGGGGCTATAAAGGACGTGAAACAGGACCGGTATTCGCAGCTCCATCAGTTCACACCTCGACCGATATTGGCGATGAAGCGGTTATGCTTGCCCTGACCAATGATGTCTGTGTCAGCGCAGACAGGATAAGAGGGGCCAAATTTATCGCGGCACAAGGTAAATTTGACGTGATCATCATGGATGATGGTATGCAAAATCCGTGGCTGACCAAAGATATGATTATTTCGGTGTTTGATGGACAGACAGGGCTGGGCAATCAGCGAATTTTGCCTGCTGGCCCTTTACGTGAACCTGTATCCAGCGGCCTTAAAAGGGCTGACGCTGTGATTCTTAATGGTCAGGATGAGACCGGGCTTAAAGAGCTGTTCTCAAAAGACCTTCCGGTGTTTGAGGGCCAGCTTCACCCAGACCAGAAAATTGCAAAAACGCTGAAAGGAAAGCGGCTGATTGGCTTTGCGGGTATTGGCCGTCCCCAACGGTTTTTCACGACGCTGAAACAAACCGGAGCCGAGCTGGTCCGCGAGCTGTCATTTGCTGATCATCATAGCTATTCTGAGGCTGATTTATCGCGGCTGCATCAAGAAGCGTTACATGCCGGAGCAGAGCTGGTCACAACCCATAAGGACTGGGTCCGCCTCCCCCCTGAATGGCGGGTTCGTATCTTGGCCCTGCCTGTCTCTTTCCGGATTTCGCCAACACATAAAACACAGCTTATCACACTTCTCAGCGCAGCTTTGACCGAGAGGCTGTCCTGA
- a CDS encoding Lauroyl/myristoyl acyltransferase (PFAM: Bacterial lipid A biosynthesis acyltransferase), translating into MSMSYRPGWLKFIYTTLIWPFEALIVALLFGLLAVLPVGLASYCLGRLFVWLGPLTSWHKRAAAQINLAFPDPRQSDKQIWLTEMWDNLGRTTAEFIKTRQMLDKGYIQFEGLQNLEGHQGGFVIGAHLGNWEALSMLGPASAVQTGLIYRPLNNPYVSVLLKRRARSAEADIYEKGRQAAIGMVSTLRKGGFMLILADQQLREGETVPFFGYPAQTAIAHIKLAAKTGKPIFMAQTIRTSGCQIKVKLSAPRYVPKNADKAACLAIATELNQQFEDWITQYPGQWLWPHRRWGKTLPVQRSE; encoded by the coding sequence ATGTCAATGTCCTATCGGCCAGGCTGGCTCAAATTCATTTACACAACCCTGATCTGGCCTTTTGAAGCGCTTATTGTAGCCCTTCTTTTTGGACTTTTGGCGGTGCTGCCTGTCGGGTTAGCCAGCTACTGCTTAGGCAGATTATTTGTCTGGCTGGGCCCGCTGACCTCTTGGCACAAGCGGGCAGCAGCCCAGATAAATCTGGCTTTTCCCGATCCTCGGCAATCAGATAAACAGATCTGGCTGACCGAAATGTGGGATAATCTAGGCCGGACCACGGCTGAATTTATCAAAACCAGACAAATGCTGGATAAAGGCTATATTCAGTTTGAAGGCTTGCAAAATTTAGAAGGGCATCAGGGCGGGTTTGTCATTGGTGCGCATTTAGGGAACTGGGAAGCCCTATCGATGCTGGGACCCGCCTCAGCTGTTCAAACCGGATTGATTTATCGGCCGTTAAACAACCCTTATGTATCGGTGTTGCTGAAACGGCGGGCGCGGTCTGCTGAAGCAGATATTTATGAAAAAGGACGACAGGCCGCCATTGGTATGGTGTCAACCTTGCGCAAGGGCGGATTTATGTTGATCCTAGCTGACCAGCAATTGAGAGAAGGTGAAACTGTCCCCTTTTTTGGCTATCCCGCCCAGACCGCAATTGCCCATATTAAATTGGCCGCGAAGACGGGTAAACCTATATTCATGGCCCAGACTATCCGCACATCTGGCTGCCAGATCAAAGTGAAATTATCTGCGCCCCGATATGTGCCAAAAAACGCTGATAAGGCTGCTTGCCTTGCCATTGCAACAGAGCTGAATCAGCAGTTTGAAGACTGGATCACACAATATCCTGGCCAGTGGCTCTGGCCCCACAGGCGCTGGGGCAAAACCCTTCCTGTACAGCGCTCAGAATAG
- a CDS encoding hypothetical protein (PFAM: Domain of unknown function (DUF374)) has translation MLKRLIRSSAGSFLLSVTLAAIMGSLVASLRWRHTGRAELQKRLNSGKPEIIVFWHEHLFVMSPVLPAGCSALQSPHPDGRVLAGASRLFGLKPIWGSSNRNALSGLRQMVAQIKAGRSAVITPDGPRGPARQMSMGPVSLAQLTGAQITLVAWSAQRCWRAKSWDKMRFPKPLSPVFCTWSEPIDLPRTKSKAGLEQQRLMIEGRLNELVKTLDQKIIEEQNR, from the coding sequence ATGTTGAAACGTCTGATCCGATCCTCTGCTGGTTCTTTTTTGCTCAGCGTGACACTGGCAGCGATCATGGGCAGTTTGGTCGCAAGTTTAAGATGGCGCCATACAGGCCGTGCCGAACTGCAGAAACGCCTGAACAGCGGCAAGCCTGAAATCATTGTGTTCTGGCATGAACATCTATTTGTGATGAGTCCGGTCTTGCCAGCAGGCTGTTCTGCTTTGCAATCACCCCATCCAGACGGGCGGGTTCTGGCAGGGGCATCACGTTTATTCGGCCTGAAACCAATCTGGGGCAGCAGCAACCGAAATGCCCTATCAGGACTGCGCCAAATGGTAGCGCAGATAAAAGCAGGGCGTTCAGCCGTAATCACCCCTGACGGGCCGCGCGGGCCGGCAAGACAAATGTCAATGGGACCTGTAAGCCTGGCCCAGCTAACCGGCGCTCAGATCACCCTGGTCGCCTGGTCAGCACAAAGATGCTGGCGCGCGAAAAGTTGGGATAAAATGCGCTTCCCGAAACCCCTCAGCCCCGTTTTCTGCACCTGGTCAGAGCCAATTGACCTGCCCCGAACAAAGTCGAAGGCCGGATTAGAACAACAACGTTTGATGATCGAGGGCCGTCTCAATGAACTGGTCAAAACGCTGGACCAGAAAATCATCGAGGAACAGAACAGATGA
- a CDS encoding 3-deoxy-D-manno-octulosonic-acid transferase (PFAM: 3-Deoxy-D-manno-octulosonic-acid transferase (kdotransferase)): MISSLSSYNRLWACLRPVLPLYLNWRSLRGKEDRSRRKERLGAGWQQPRPKGILIWLHAVSVGETAAAISLAKACLDQHPSCHILITTNTVAALNRLEQIQPDRCLSCYQPLDDPSCVARFLAFWQPDAAVFLESDFWPNLIIQTAQSGIPVTFASSQLSDNAFMNWKKRPELAAQLFGSAQLICTVDQTQSQKFRELCQAKDGCLSQIKAIGSLKLSPASLSVDCDFLSALSTAAADRPVLLAASTHEPEEELIVNTSRDLTAAGYAHLLVIAPRHRERGDDIARLIPSAKRRSHTAAPQPDDHIFLADSLGEMGSLITASDIVILGGSFAPKGGHNPLEIAALGKPVITGPSQFKNQAEFDTLHAIGQSVTASDADKLCQLLTAWLEKLKSGEKILNQTILSKADAYVTEACERPAKTAQLILNALR; the protein is encoded by the coding sequence ATGATCAGCAGCCTGAGCAGTTATAACCGTCTCTGGGCATGTCTGCGGCCTGTGCTGCCACTATATCTGAACTGGCGCAGCCTGCGCGGGAAAGAAGACAGAAGCAGACGCAAAGAGCGGCTTGGAGCAGGCTGGCAACAGCCCCGGCCAAAGGGTATTCTGATTTGGCTGCATGCGGTGTCTGTCGGTGAAACGGCAGCAGCCATCAGCTTGGCAAAAGCCTGTCTTGATCAACACCCCTCCTGTCATATTCTGATCACAACAAACACGGTGGCTGCGTTGAACCGGCTTGAGCAAATCCAACCAGACCGCTGTCTTAGCTGTTATCAGCCGCTTGATGATCCGTCATGTGTCGCACGTTTCCTGGCATTCTGGCAGCCAGATGCAGCTGTGTTTTTAGAATCTGATTTCTGGCCAAATCTGATCATTCAGACAGCACAAAGCGGCATTCCCGTAACCTTTGCTTCTTCTCAGCTATCTGATAATGCCTTTATGAACTGGAAAAAAAGACCGGAACTGGCTGCCCAACTTTTTGGCTCGGCACAGCTGATCTGCACTGTTGATCAGACACAAAGCCAAAAATTTAGAGAATTGTGCCAAGCCAAGGATGGCTGCCTGTCGCAGATCAAGGCAATTGGATCATTAAAGCTAAGCCCGGCGAGTCTGTCTGTGGATTGTGACTTTCTTTCCGCGCTGAGCACTGCAGCGGCAGACCGGCCTGTTCTGTTGGCAGCGTCAACACATGAACCAGAAGAAGAGCTGATAGTGAACACAAGCCGGGATCTGACAGCAGCAGGTTATGCACATCTGCTGGTGATCGCGCCCCGGCACCGTGAACGCGGCGATGATATAGCGCGCTTAATCCCCTCAGCAAAAAGACGCAGTCACACCGCAGCCCCACAGCCAGATGATCACATTTTTCTGGCTGACAGCTTAGGCGAAATGGGAAGTTTGATCACCGCATCTGATATTGTCATCTTAGGTGGTTCCTTTGCCCCAAAGGGTGGACACAACCCGCTGGAAATCGCAGCCCTTGGCAAGCCTGTAATTACCGGCCCGTCACAGTTTAAAAATCAGGCGGAATTTGATACACTTCACGCAATTGGCCAATCAGTGACCGCATCAGACGCAGATAAGCTATGCCAGCTTTTGACCGCATGGCTGGAGAAATTGAAATCAGGTGAGAAAATACTTAACCAGACAATTCTGAGCAAGGCCGATGCCTATGTGACAGAGGCTTGTGAACGGCCAGCAAAGACGGCACAGTTAATCTTAAATGCCCTGCGGTGA
- a CDS encoding exodeoxyribonuclease VII, large subunit (PFAM: Exonuclease VII, large subunit; OB-fold nucleic acid binding domain~TIGRFAM: exodeoxyribonuclease VII, large subunit) translates to MRHNLQMPNDQTSPATNAPYLSVEELSQAVKRTVETAFDYVRVRGEISQPRTPASGHIYLTLKDDRNALSAVIWKGTAQRLSVQPEEGLDVICTGKMTTFGGQSRYQLVVNDIEVAGEGALLKQLEDRRRRLAAEGLFDNARKQQIPAMPATIGVVTSPTGAVIRDILHRISERFPTHILVWGVNVQGIGSADQIAAAINGFNALPKDGPVPKPDLLIVARGGGSLEDLWSFNEEIVVRAAAASSIPLISAVGHETDTTLIDFAADVRAPTPTAAAEFATPVSAELQARLSETDARLRRAVRNRLSVAEQAIKAAERGLLHPEDHIGRLSQSVDLAATRIDTSIYRRLDRLQLRLAAVTDRLVSPEQQVTSVAQSVSLLERRLDHSLSAVMERAAHRLIQSERLLEANSYQRVLDRGFALITDEAGKAVKTSASALPQSKVVIRFADDERLAQLDPDAPPSPMRKAKSSQKPASSSATTQEELF, encoded by the coding sequence ATGCGTCATAATCTGCAAATGCCAAACGACCAAACATCTCCGGCAACGAATGCCCCTTATCTTTCGGTTGAAGAGCTGAGCCAAGCGGTGAAACGAACCGTGGAAACAGCCTTTGATTATGTTCGGGTCAGAGGCGAGATTTCACAGCCGCGGACCCCTGCATCAGGCCATATCTATCTGACGCTCAAAGATGACCGGAATGCGCTATCAGCTGTTATTTGGAAAGGGACTGCTCAGCGCCTTTCCGTGCAGCCAGAAGAAGGGCTTGATGTCATTTGTACTGGCAAAATGACGACCTTTGGTGGACAGTCCCGTTACCAGCTTGTGGTGAATGACATAGAGGTTGCCGGCGAAGGTGCGTTGTTAAAGCAGTTGGAAGACAGGCGGCGCAGGCTGGCGGCAGAAGGGCTGTTTGACAATGCACGCAAACAGCAAATTCCTGCCATGCCTGCTACAATTGGTGTGGTCACCAGCCCCACCGGTGCGGTTATTCGCGATATTCTGCATCGGATTTCTGAACGGTTCCCCACCCATATTCTGGTTTGGGGTGTTAATGTTCAAGGGATTGGATCAGCAGATCAGATTGCCGCGGCCATTAACGGGTTTAACGCTTTGCCCAAAGACGGGCCTGTACCCAAACCAGATCTTTTGATTGTTGCGCGCGGCGGTGGGTCACTTGAAGATCTCTGGTCGTTCAATGAAGAAATCGTGGTACGCGCTGCTGCTGCCTCGTCGATACCGCTGATCTCGGCTGTGGGTCATGAAACAGATACCACCCTGATTGATTTTGCAGCTGATGTGCGGGCGCCGACACCAACGGCTGCTGCTGAATTTGCGACCCCTGTTTCAGCTGAGCTTCAGGCGCGCCTGAGCGAGACAGATGCCCGGTTGCGCCGTGCCGTGAGGAACAGGCTGAGCGTGGCAGAACAGGCCATAAAGGCGGCAGAACGGGGCTTGCTACATCCTGAGGATCATATTGGCCGGTTATCACAATCTGTTGATTTGGCGGCCACACGCATAGATACCAGCATATATCGTCGTCTTGACCGGCTTCAGTTGCGGCTGGCGGCGGTCACCGACCGGCTTGTCTCTCCTGAACAGCAAGTCACATCCGTTGCGCAATCTGTCAGCTTGTTAGAGCGGCGTCTGGACCACAGCTTGTCAGCCGTTATGGAACGTGCAGCTCACCGGCTGATTCAGTCGGAACGGCTGCTGGAAGCCAATTCTTATCAGCGAGTTCTAGATAGAGGATTTGCTTTGATCACAGATGAAGCTGGGAAAGCCGTGAAGACCAGCGCATCTGCTCTGCCCCAATCCAAAGTTGTGATTAGGTTTGCTGATGATGAACGCCTAGCGCAGCTGGATCCCGATGCCCCCCCTTCACCCATGCGCAAAGCCAAGAGCAGTCAGAAACCAGCCTCTTCTTCTGCCACAACTCAAGAAGAGCTATTCTGA